AGAACTAAACGGATTGTTATCAAATTTTCAAATCTATTATCAAAGTTTAAGAGGTTTGCACTGGAACATAAAAGGGAAAAACTTTTTTGAATTACACGTAAAATTCGAAGAGTTTTATACAGATTCACAAGTTAAAATAGATGAAATAGCAGAACGTATTTTAACCTTACAAGGAAAACCATTACATACATTTTCCGATTATTTAGAAAACTCTTCTGTGGCAGTAGGTAAAGATATTTCTAATGATGTAGAGGGTGTAGAGTTGGTAGTAAATTCACTATCAGAATTATTAAAAAACGAGCGTTTAATTTTAGATTTATCAGACAAAGCAGGTGATGAAGGTACAAACTCTATGATGAGTGACTTTATTGCAGAACAAGAAAAAACAATTTGGATGTTAAATTCTTGGTTAGGTAAATAATTAACTAATGTTATTACAAAAAAAAAGGAAC
The nucleotide sequence above comes from Polaribacter butkevichii. Encoded proteins:
- a CDS encoding Dps family protein gives rise to the protein MSKTILGLDKKETANLVTELNGLLSNFQIYYQSLRGLHWNIKGKNFFELHVKFEEFYTDSQVKIDEIAERILTLQGKPLHTFSDYLENSSVAVGKDISNDVEGVELVVNSLSELLKNERLILDLSDKAGDEGTNSMMSDFIAEQEKTIWMLNSWLGK